GCCGGGGGAGGCGACCGACGGTCACCTGTTCGCTCCGAAGGCGGTCGAAAATGGCGCGGCCCTCGCGGTGGTCGAGCGGGAACTTGCCCTCACAATCCCGCAGATCGTGGTGGAGGACGTCGTGCTGTCCCTCGGCCAGCTCGCCACCGAGGTCGTCGAACGTGTTCGCGGCCTCGGCCGGATGCGAGTGATAGCCGTCACCGGATCAAACGGCAAGACCACGACGAAGAACTTGCTCAAGGCAATCTTCGAGCGGCAGGGCAACGTCGTGGCTCCCATCGCATCCTTTAACAACGAGGTCGGCGCGCCGACTACCTTCCTGCAGGTGAACGAGGAAACCGACACCCTGATCGCCGAAATGGGTGCGAGTAAGGTCGGCGAGATTCGCTACCTCACGGACATGGCTCGGCCGGATATCGGCATCGTGCTAATGGTCGGCCTCGCCCATGCGGGGGAGTTCGGCGGCATCGACATGATCGAGAAGGCCAAGTCCGAGATGATCGAGGCGCTCACCGAGGACGGCATCGCGGTCCTCAACGCAGACGACCCGCGCGTCGCGCGAATGGCGTCGAAGGCCCCCGGCGAGATCGTCTGGTTTGGTCGCGGCGAGGATGCGCAGGTGCGCGCGACCGACGTCGCGGTGTCCCAGGACGGCACGACGTTCACGCTGCACGCCCCTGGCAATGAGCCGATCGAGGTGGTCTTCCCGGTCATCGGCGAGCACCACGTCATGAATGCGCTCGCCGCAGCCGCTGCGGCCCATGCCGCGGGGGTCGCGATGACCGAGGTCGTCGAGGCTCTCACACAGGTCACCCGCGCCGAGCGCTGGCGGATGGAGGTGCTCACGCGGGAGCCCATCACCGTGATCAATGACGCGTACAACGCCAACCCGAATTCGATGGCGGCGGCGCTTCGAACCCTGGCGCAGATTGCGCGTCCGGGCCAGCGCACCGTTGCCGTCCTCGGGCAGATGTCCGAGCTCGGCGAACAGTCCGTGGCCGAGCACGACAAGCTCGGTGAGCTCGCGGTGCGCCTCGGAGTTTCCCAAACCGTTGTAATCGGTCGTGACGCCAGGCCGCTCTACCTCGCGGCCGTTGCGCAAGGCAGCTGGGATAATGAGGCGACCTTTGCCGAGGATGCGGACGACGCGTTGGAATTCCTACGCGGATATCTGCAGCCCGGTGACCTCGTGCTCGTGAAGTCTTCCAACTCGGCAGGCCTACGATTCCTGGGTGACCGACTTGGCGACTATGTGAAGGGAACTCTCGCTTGATCGCAATTCTCATGGCCGGCGCGATCGGCATGATGTTCACGCTGTTTCTGACGCCAGTCTTCATCAAGATGTTCAACCGGCTCCGCTGGGGCCAGTACATCCGCGAAGACGGCCCGAAGGAGCACTACGCGAAGCGAGGCACCCCCACGATGGGTGGCATCGTTTTCGTCCTGGGCGCGACGGTCGCCTACTTCCTCGCGGTCTGGCTCTCCGGTGAGGGGCCCACGGCGGCCGGCCTCATCGTGATTTTCATGATGCTGGGGCACGCAGTCATCGGCTTCATCGACGACTTCCTCAAGGTGCGCAAGCACCAATCGCTCGGACTCGGCGGGTGGCAGAAGATCCTCGGCCAGGTGATCGTCTCGTCGATCTTCGCGCTCGTCGGACTCCAGTTCACGAACGAGCAGGACATCCCACTCGTCTCGAGCGCTGTCTCGTTCATTCGCGATACTTCCTTCGACTTCATGATGTTCGGGGCGATCGCTGGCACGATTCTCGTCGTGATCTGGATCGTGCTCATTACGACCGCGACGTCGAACGCCGTCAACGTCACCGACGGCCTCGACGGACTGGCGACCGGTGCATCTATCTTCGCGATCGGTACCTATGGCGTCATCGGCTACTGGCAGTTCAACCAGGCCTGTGGCACGGAGCGACTCAACTCATCCGTAGTGCAGGCCTGCTACGAGGTGTACGCACCGCTTGACATGGCCATCGTCGCCGCCGCAATCGTGGGCGCGCTCGTCGGCTTCCTCTGGTGGAACACGTCGCCCGCCCAGATCTTCATGGGTGACACGGGCTCGCTCGCCCTCGGTGGCGCGCTCGCCGCCTTCGCGATCCTTTCGCGCACCGAGTTGCTCCTCGTCGTCATCGCCGGACTGTTCGTGATCGACACCGGTTCGGTCATCGTCCAGCGCCTCTACTTCAAGGTCACCGGCGGCAAGCGAATCTTCCTCATGAGCCCGATCCACCATCACTACGAGCTCAAGGGCTGGGCCGAGCAGACGGTCGTGGTTCGATTCTGGATCGTCGGCGGACTCTTCGCAGTGATCGGTCTCGCCCTCTTCTACGCCGAATGGTCGCTGCTGAGCGGAGTGCTGACCTAATGACGAATCGACTTGACACCCTGACCAGCTGGCACAGCGATTGGCAGGGGCTGCGCGTCGCGGTCTTCGGGCTCGGCATGACCGGCTTCTCGGTTGCCGACACGCTGGCGGAGCTTGGCGCCTCGGTGCTCGTCGTCGCTGGTGCGCACGACGAAGACCGTGAGCGCATCCTGCAGGTGCTCGGCGTGCCGGTGGTCGTCGCCGAGTCGAAGGATGACGTGCCCGAGCAGCTGCGCTCGTTCGGGGCCGACCTTGTGGTCACCTCGCCCGGCTACCCGCCGCATCACCCGCTGCTTCGGTGGGCGACTGAGTCGGGCGTGCCGGTCTGGGGCGACATGGAACTCGCTTGGCGACTGCGCGACAAGGTTGGCGAGCCCTCGAAGTGGCTCCTCGTGACCGGCACGAACGGCAAGACGACCACGACCCAGCTCGCCGCGCACATGATTGCAGCAGGCGGGATTCGCGTCGCGCCCGCGGGGAACATCGGTATCCCGGTGCTGGATGCGGTTCGCGACCCCGAGGGGTTCGACGTCCTCGTCGTGGAAATCTCGAGCTATCAGCTGCATAACACGCACACCGTCGAGCCGTGGGCATCCGTCGTGCTCAACATCGCGAACGATCACCTCGACTGGCACGGCTCCTTCGAGGCATATCGGGATGCGAAGGGCCGCGCGTATGAGCGCACCAAGGTTGCGTGCGTGTACAACCTCGGCGACCCGGAGACCCTGCGCCTCGTCGAGCAGGCCGACGTCCAGGACGGCGCCCGAGCAATCGGCTTCGGCACCGAAGTGCCCGCTCGGAGCAATTTCGGTGTCGTCGACGGCGTTCTCGTCGACAGGGCGTTCCACGAAGATCGCGCCAACAGTGCGCTCGAGCTCGCGACGCTCGACGAGCTGCGCCAGCGCGGGATGGCCTCGAAACACCTCGTCGAAGACGTGCTCGCCGCCGCCGCACTCGCTCGCTCGCTCGACGTCTCACCCGCCGACATTCACCGAGCGATTCTCGACTTCACCCCCGATGACCACCGGAACCAGCTCGTGCTCGACACGGACGAGGTGCTCTGGGTCGACGACTCGAAGGCCACAAACGCGCACGCGGCGGATGCGTCGCTGCGCTCTTACCGCTCCGTCGTTTGGGTGCTCGGTGGGCTGCTGAAGGGCGTCAATATTGCCCCACTCATCGCGGCGCACGCCGAACGAATCAAGGGCGCCATCGTGATTGGCGAGAAGCGCGAAGAGATTCTCGAGGCGTTCGCTCAACACGCGCCCGGGGTGCCGGTGATCGAGATCGTGGTGGAGGACACTAGTGCGGTGATGCCGCGCGTCGTCGCCGAGGCAAAGCAGCTCGTGAGCTCGGGAGACACCGTCCTCCTCGCTCCAGCAGCCGCCTCGATGGATCAGTTCGAGAGCTACTCGGATCGCGGCAATAAATTCCAACAGGCAGTTCGGGAAGCGGCACAGGAGGGGACAGACACAGATGCAGACCTCCCCGACGAAACCCGCGACTAGGCAATCGCGCACCGGTACGTCCGGGCACGCGTTTCGCATCCGACTACCCAAGAGCGAATCGCCAGCGAGCCTGAACGCCACGCTGCTTCTGGCAGTCGTGGCGTTGCTCGTGGGCTTCGGGCTCATCATGGTGCTGTCGAGTTCCGCGGTCGAAGAGTATGCCGCTGGACGCTCGTTCTCGACGAAGTTCCTGAAGCAGCTGCTATTCGCGGTACTCGGGGTGCCCGTCATGTTCGCCATCTCGCGCATCCCGCTGAGGTACCTCACCGGGAACCTCGCTTGGGTCGCGCTCGGCGGTGTGATCGTGCTGCAGCTCCTCGTTTTTACTCCACTTGGCCTTGAGATCAACGGCAACCGCGCCTGGCTGAACTTCGGCGTGACGACGGTACAGCCAGCCGAGTTCGCCAAGCTCGCGCTCTGCAT
This DNA window, taken from Gulosibacter molinativorax, encodes the following:
- a CDS encoding UDP-N-acetylmuramoyl-tripeptide--D-alanyl-D-alanine ligase, whose protein sequence is MIPMTLGEIADRINGRLVLVEGASADDVIRGVSDTDSRNIGPGNIFFAKPGEATDGHLFAPKAVENGAALAVVERELALTIPQIVVEDVVLSLGQLATEVVERVRGLGRMRVIAVTGSNGKTTTKNLLKAIFERQGNVVAPIASFNNEVGAPTTFLQVNEETDTLIAEMGASKVGEIRYLTDMARPDIGIVLMVGLAHAGEFGGIDMIEKAKSEMIEALTEDGIAVLNADDPRVARMASKAPGEIVWFGRGEDAQVRATDVAVSQDGTTFTLHAPGNEPIEVVFPVIGEHHVMNALAAAAAAHAAGVAMTEVVEALTQVTRAERWRMEVLTREPITVINDAYNANPNSMAAALRTLAQIARPGQRTVAVLGQMSELGEQSVAEHDKLGELAVRLGVSQTVVIGRDARPLYLAAVAQGSWDNEATFAEDADDALEFLRGYLQPGDLVLVKSSNSAGLRFLGDRLGDYVKGTLA
- the mraY gene encoding phospho-N-acetylmuramoyl-pentapeptide-transferase, whose amino-acid sequence is MIAILMAGAIGMMFTLFLTPVFIKMFNRLRWGQYIREDGPKEHYAKRGTPTMGGIVFVLGATVAYFLAVWLSGEGPTAAGLIVIFMMLGHAVIGFIDDFLKVRKHQSLGLGGWQKILGQVIVSSIFALVGLQFTNEQDIPLVSSAVSFIRDTSFDFMMFGAIAGTILVVIWIVLITTATSNAVNVTDGLDGLATGASIFAIGTYGVIGYWQFNQACGTERLNSSVVQACYEVYAPLDMAIVAAAIVGALVGFLWWNTSPAQIFMGDTGSLALGGALAAFAILSRTELLLVVIAGLFVIDTGSVIVQRLYFKVTGGKRIFLMSPIHHHYELKGWAEQTVVVRFWIVGGLFAVIGLALFYAEWSLLSGVLT
- the murD gene encoding UDP-N-acetylmuramoyl-L-alanine--D-glutamate ligase, producing MTNRLDTLTSWHSDWQGLRVAVFGLGMTGFSVADTLAELGASVLVVAGAHDEDRERILQVLGVPVVVAESKDDVPEQLRSFGADLVVTSPGYPPHHPLLRWATESGVPVWGDMELAWRLRDKVGEPSKWLLVTGTNGKTTTTQLAAHMIAAGGIRVAPAGNIGIPVLDAVRDPEGFDVLVVEISSYQLHNTHTVEPWASVVLNIANDHLDWHGSFEAYRDAKGRAYERTKVACVYNLGDPETLRLVEQADVQDGARAIGFGTEVPARSNFGVVDGVLVDRAFHEDRANSALELATLDELRQRGMASKHLVEDVLAAAALARSLDVSPADIHRAILDFTPDDHRNQLVLDTDEVLWVDDSKATNAHAADASLRSYRSVVWVLGGLLKGVNIAPLIAAHAERIKGAIVIGEKREEILEAFAQHAPGVPVIEIVVEDTSAVMPRVVAEAKQLVSSGDTVLLAPAAASMDQFESYSDRGNKFQQAVREAAQEGTDTDADLPDETRD